Proteins from one Gorilla gorilla gorilla isolate KB3781 chromosome 11, NHGRI_mGorGor1-v2.1_pri, whole genome shotgun sequence genomic window:
- the CFAP65 gene encoding cilia- and flagella-associated protein 65 isoform X4 produces the protein METAIWRRSYISLISSERPVHNWRGKSVQKKQAESKTQIKLHTQSAPFGLCPKGLMLTQAPSSIVRSRNSRNHTMNSGGSCLSASTVAIPAINDNSAAMSACSTISAQPASSMDTQMHSPKKQERVKKRVIWGIEVAEELHWKGWKLGKETTRNLVLKNRSLKLQKMEYRPPKTKFFFTVIPQPIFLSPGITLTLPIVFRPLEAKEYMDQLWFEKAEGMFCVGLRATLPCHRLICRPPSLQLPMCAVGDTTEASFCLDNVGDLPTFFTWEFSSPFQMLPATGLLEPGQASQIKVTFQPLTAVIYEVQATCWYGAGSRQRSSIQLQAVAKCSQLLVSIKHKCPEDQDAEGFQKLLYFGSVAVGCTSERQIRLHNPSAVNAPFRIEICPDELAEDQAFSCPTAHGIVLPGEKKCVSVFFHPKTLDTRTVDYCSIMPSGCASKTLLKVVGFCRGPAVSLQHYCVNFSWVNLGERSEQPLWIENQSDCTAHFQFAIDCLESVFSIRPAFGTLVGKARMTLHCAFQPTHPIICFRRVACLIHHQDPLFLDLMGTCHSDSTKPAILKPQHLTRYRIHLARGLTLYPPDILDAMLKEKKLAQDQNGALMIPIQDLEDMPAPQYPYIPPMTEFFFDGTSDITIFPPPVSIEPVEVDFGACPGPEAPNPVPLCLMNHTKGKIMVVWTRRSDCPFWVTPESCDVPPLKSMAMRLHFQPPHPNCLYAVELEAFAIYKVCARNEREECGVSARSLSGWVGWQEVTEGSFRLHPLHARLSLGWTVTPMGLSPPKLLA, from the exons ATGGAGACGGCAATATGGAGGCGAT CTTACATTTCTTTGATTTCATCTGAACGTCCAGTTCACAATTGGAG AGGCAAGAGTGTTCAGAAGAAACAAGCAGAGAGTAAAACCCAGATAAAG CTCCATACTCAGAGTGCTCCCTTTGGACTGTGTCCCAAGGGCCTGATGCTCACCCAGGCTCCAAGCTCCATCGTGAGGTCCAGGAACAGCAGGAACCACACCATGAACTCTGGTGGATCCTGCCTGAGTGCCAGCACAGTGGCCATCCCTGCCATCAACGACAACAGTGCAGCCATGAGTGCCTGCAGCACCATCAGCGCCCAG CCTGCAAGCTCCATGGACACTCAGATGCACTCCCCAAAGAAGCAGGAGAGAGTGAAAAAGAGGGTCATCTGGGGCATTGAGGTGGCTGAGGAGCTGCATTGGAAAGGCTGGAAGCTAGGAAAGGAGACCACAAGGAATCTGGTTCTGAAAAATCGATCCTTGAAACTCCAGAAGATGGAGTACAG GCCCCCCAAGACCAAGTTCTTCTTCACGGTCATCCCTCAGCCCATCTTCCTGAGCCCAGGCATAACCCTCACGCTCCCCATCGTCTTCCGGCCTCTGGAGGCG AAGGAGTACATGGACCAGCTGTGGTTTGAGAAAGCGGAGGGGATGTTCTGTGTGGGCCTACGGGCCACCCTGCCCTGCCACAGGCTGATCTGCCGCCCACCATCCCTGCAGCTGCCCATGTGTGCTGTGGGAGATACGACTGAGGCCTCGTTCTGCCTGGATAATGTGGG ggacCTGCCTACCTTCTTCACCTGGGAGTTCTCCAGCCCATTCCAGATGCTGCCCGCCACGGGGCTCCTGGAGCCAGGCCAGGCCTCTCAGATCAAGGTGACCTTTCAGCCCCTTACAGCCGTCATCTACGAGGTGCAGGCCACGTGCTGGTACGGGGCGGGCAGCCGGCAGAGGAGCAGCATCCAGCTGCAGGCTGTGG CCAAGTGCTCCCAGCTGCTGGTGAGCATAAAGCACAAGTGCCCGGAGGACCAGGATGCCGAGGGCTTCCAGAAGCTGTTGTACTTTGGCTCTGTTGCTGTGGGCTGCACCTCGGAGAGGCAGATCAGGCTACACAACCCGTCGGCG GTAAATGCCCCCTTCAGGATTGAAATTTGCCCGGATGAACTGGCTGAAGACCAGGCCTTCTCATGCCCCACGGCCCATGGCATCGTGCTTCCGGGAGAGAAGAAATGTGTGTCGGTGTTCTTCCACCCCAAGACTCTGGACACCAGAACTGTGGACTACTGCTCCATCATGCCTTCTGGCTGTGCCTCCAAGACCCTGCTTAAAGTCGTTGGTTTCTGTAGAG GCCCTGCCGTGTCCCTGCAGCACTACTGTGTCAACTTTAGCTGGGTCAACCTTGGGGAGCGCTCCGAGCAGCCCCTGTGGATTGAGAACCAATCGGACTGCACGGCCCACTTCCAGTTTGCCATCGACTGCTTGGAGAGTGTCTTTAGCATCAGGCCTGCATTTGGGACCCTGGTGGGCAAGGCCCGTATGACCCTGCACTGTGCCTTCCAGCCCACTCACCCCATCATCTGCTTTCGGCGTGTGGCCTGTCTCATCCACCACCAG GACCCGCTGTTCCTGGACCTGATGGGGACCTGCCACTCGGACAGCACCAAGCCAGCCATCCTGAAGCCTCAGCACCTCACCCGGTACCGCATACACCTGGCCCGGGGCCTGACGCTTTACCCCCCTGACATCCTGGATGCCATGCTGAAGGAGAAGAAGCTGGCACAGGACCAGAACGGGGCTCTCATGATTCCCATCCAG GATCTGGAGGACATGCCGGCCCCGCAGTACCCTTATATCCCCCCCATGACCGAGTTCTTCTTCGACGGCACCAGCGACATAACCATCTTCCCCCCGCCTGTCAGTATAGAGCCTGTCGAGGTAGACTTCGGTGCCTGCCCAGGGCCTGAGGCCCCCAACCCTGTACCCCTGTGCCTGATGAACCACACTAAGGGCAAGATCATGGTGGTCTGGACGCGAAGGTCTGACTGCCCCTTCTGGGTGACTCCAGAGAGCTGTGACGTGCCCCCACTCAAGTCCATGGCCATGCGCCTGCACTTCCAGCCGCCTCACCCCAACTGCCTTTACGCGGTGGAGCTCGAAGCCTTCGCCATCTATAAGGTGTGTGCACGCAACGAGAGGGAGGAATGCGGGGTCTCTGCTAGGAGCCTgagtggctgggtggggtggcaggaAGTGACCGAGGGCAGCTTCAGGCTCCATCCTCTGCATGCCAGGCTTTCTCTTGGCTGGACAGTGACCCCTATGGGTTTGTCTCCTCCAAAGCTCCTGGCCTAG
- the IHH gene encoding indian hedgehog protein, which translates to MSPARLRPRLHFCLLLLLLLVVPAAWGCGPGRVVGSRRRPPRKLVPLAYKQFSPNVPEKTLGASGRYEGKIARSSERFKELTPNYNPDIIFKDEENTGADRLMTQRCKDRLNSLAISVMNQWPGVKLRVTEGWDEDGHHSEESLHYEGRAVDITTSDRDRNKYGLLARLAVEAGFDWVYYESKAHVHCSVKSEHSAAAKTGGCFPAGAQVRLESGARVALSAVRPGDRVLAMGEDGSTTFSDVLIFLDREPHRLRAFQVIETQDPPRRLALTPAHLLFTADNHTEPAARFRATFASQVQPGQYVLVAGVPGLQPARVAAVSTHVALGAYAPLTRHGTLVVEDVVASCFAAVADHHLAQLAFWPLRLFHSLAWGSWTPGEGVHWYPQLLYRLGRLLLEEGSFHPLGMSGAGS; encoded by the exons ATGTCTCCCGCCCGGCTCCGGCCCCGACTGCACTTCTGCCTGCTCctgttgctgctgctggtggtgccGGCGGCATGGGGCTGCGGGCCGGGTCGGGTGGTGGGCAGCCGCCGGCGACCGCCGCGCAAACTCGTGCCGCTCGCCTACAAGCAGTTCAGCCCCAACGTGCCCGAGAAGACCCTGGGCGCCAGCGGACGCTATGAAGGCAAGATCGCTCGCAGCTCCGAGCGCTTCAAGGAGCTCACCCCCAATTACAATCCAGACATCATCTTCAAGGACGAGGAGAACACAGGCGCCGACCGCCTCATGACCCAG CGCTGCAAGGACCGCCTGAACTCGCTGGCTATCTCGGTGATGAACCAGTGGCCCGGTGTGAAGCTGCGGGTGACCGAGGGCTGGGACGAGGACGGCCACCACTCAGAGGAGTCCCTGCATTATGAGGGCCGCGCGGTGGACATCACCACATCAGACCGCGACCGCAATAAGTATGGACTGCTGGCGCGCTTGGCAGTGGAGGCCGGCTTTGACTGGGTGTATTACGAGTCAAAGGCCCACGTGCATTGCTCCGTCAAGTCCG AGCACTCGGCCGCAGCCAAGACGGGCGGCTGCTTCCCTGCCGGAGCCCAGGTACGCCTGGAGAGTGGGGCGCGTGTGGCCTTGTCAGCCGTGAGGCCGGGAGACCGTGTGCTGGCCATGGGGGAGGATGGGAGCACCACCTTCAGCGATGTGCTCATTTTCCTGGACCGCGAGCCCCACAGGCTGAGAGCCTTCCAGGTCATCGAGACTCAGGACCCCCCACGCCGCCTGGCACTCACACCCGCTCACCTGCTCTTTACGGCTGACAATCACACGGAGCCGGCAGCCCGCTTCCGGGCCACATTTGCCAGCCAAGTGCAGCCTGGCCAGTACGTGCTGGTGGCTGGAGTGCCAGGCCTGCAGCCTGCCCGCGTGGCAGCTGTCTCTACACACGTGGCCCTCGGGGCCTACGCCCCGCTCACAAGGCATGGGACACTGGTGGTGGAGGATGTGGTGGCATCCTGCTTCGCGGCCGTGGCTGACCACCACCTGGCTCAGTTGGCCTTCTGGCCCCTGAGACTCTTTCACAGCTTGGCATGGGGCAGCTGGACCCCGGGGGAGGGTGTGCATTGGTACCCCCAGCTGCTCTACCGCCTGGGGCGTCTCCTGCTAGAAGAGGGCAGCTTCCACCCACTGGGCATGTCTGGGGCAGGGAGCTGA